In Sphingopyxis sp. 113P3, one DNA window encodes the following:
- a CDS encoding arylsulfatase, translated as MNIFVKTALLALAASSSSHAIAKADEGADRRPNIVVIVADDLGLSDLGAFGGEIRTPALDSIAEAGVRLTNFHSAPACSPTRSMLLSGTDNHTAGVGAMAETRTMRGGAQTPGWGYEGVITTRVATLAERLRAGGYHTIMSGKWHLGLTADQNPAARGFASSFAILQGGNNHFGGGFGPDSNPNLRATYTENGREVGIPEEFYSSDYFTTKLIEQLDGRPKSAPFFAYLAFTAPHSPLQAPAEDIARYKGRYDQGWAVLREERLARMKALGIVPASIKAADIAGYREAWEKLTPEEKRIEARKMEIYAAMVDRLDQNVGRVVTYLKNTGTYENTIILFSSDNGPAAEGAELYGLLPGMAVHIASQDQSFEAMGTKSSLLFYGPNWAQAASAPYRLHKGVITEGGTRVAAFIKVPGAARKREISDAYASVMDVTPTLLDAAGLTAEPVFDGREVAPIRGRSMLPYLQQATRQVHADDEPIAFELHGHRSVRQGRWKLVYLTPPHGTSAWALYDLATDPAEQHDLSAAQPERKRVLLAAWDEFARQTHIAP; from the coding sequence ATGAATATTTTCGTCAAAACCGCCCTTCTTGCCCTGGCGGCTTCCAGCTCGAGCCATGCGATCGCCAAGGCGGATGAGGGAGCCGACCGCCGCCCGAACATCGTCGTCATTGTCGCCGATGACCTCGGCTTGTCGGATCTCGGCGCCTTCGGCGGCGAAATCCGAACGCCCGCGCTCGATTCCATTGCCGAGGCGGGGGTGCGGCTCACCAACTTCCATAGTGCGCCTGCCTGCTCGCCCACGCGCTCGATGCTGCTCTCGGGCACCGATAACCACACCGCGGGGGTTGGTGCCATGGCCGAGACGCGGACGATGCGGGGAGGAGCCCAAACGCCTGGATGGGGCTATGAAGGCGTGATCACGACGAGGGTTGCAACGCTCGCCGAGCGCCTTCGCGCCGGGGGTTATCATACGATAATGAGCGGCAAATGGCATTTGGGGCTCACCGCCGACCAGAATCCGGCCGCGCGGGGCTTCGCTTCCTCCTTTGCGATCCTCCAGGGCGGCAATAACCACTTCGGAGGCGGCTTTGGTCCGGACAGCAATCCGAACCTGCGCGCCACCTATACCGAAAATGGCCGGGAAGTCGGTATTCCAGAGGAGTTTTATTCCTCCGACTACTTCACGACGAAACTCATCGAGCAGCTTGATGGCCGGCCAAAATCGGCGCCCTTCTTTGCCTATCTCGCCTTCACCGCGCCGCACTCGCCGCTTCAGGCGCCCGCGGAGGATATCGCACGGTACAAGGGCCGCTATGATCAGGGCTGGGCTGTGCTGCGCGAAGAACGTCTCGCGCGAATGAAGGCGCTCGGCATTGTGCCGGCATCTATAAAGGCCGCCGATATCGCAGGCTACCGTGAAGCGTGGGAAAAGCTCACGCCTGAGGAGAAGCGGATCGAGGCGCGCAAGATGGAAATCTACGCCGCGATGGTCGATCGGCTCGATCAGAATGTCGGGCGGGTGGTGACCTATCTCAAGAATACGGGGACCTACGAGAATACGATCATTCTCTTTTCGTCGGACAATGGTCCGGCCGCCGAAGGCGCCGAGCTTTACGGACTGCTTCCGGGCATGGCGGTACATATCGCGAGCCAGGACCAGAGCTTCGAGGCGATGGGCACCAAATCGTCGCTCCTTTTCTACGGCCCCAATTGGGCGCAGGCGGCCTCGGCGCCATACCGACTGCACAAGGGAGTGATTACCGAGGGAGGAACGCGGGTCGCCGCCTTTATCAAGGTGCCGGGCGCCGCACGCAAGCGCGAGATCAGCGATGCCTATGCAAGCGTCATGGATGTGACCCCGACCTTGCTCGATGCCGCGGGGCTGACAGCCGAACCGGTGTTCGATGGGCGGGAAGTCGCGCCGATACGGGGGCGCTCGATGCTCCCTTATCTGCAGCAGGCGACGCGGCAGGTTCATGCCGACGATGAGCCCATCGCCTTTGAACTGCATGGGCATCGCTCGGTCCGCCAGGGACGCTGGAAGCTCGTCTATCTGACGCCGCCTCACGGGACGTCGGCCTGGGCGCTCTACGACCTGGCGACCGACCCCGCCGAACAGCATGATCTCTCTGCCGCTCAACCGGAGCGCAAGCGGGTGCTGCTCGCTGCTTGGGATGAGTTCGCGCGCCAGACCCATATCGCGCCATGA
- a CDS encoding TonB-dependent receptor: MSSQSIRPLLALILGTSAAALYAPPALATEAADEADGIAPGEIVVTAQGREQRLQDVPLSAAVVSGAALEKGNIRDLQDLASHVANVRIASAPAAELINIRGVGSGLSANFEQSVGTFVDGVYRGRSRSARAALFDVDRVEILKGPQTTYFGNNAIAGALNITTRTPGHEFGYNASALRGTDGEYAYEAGVTLPLDDSLSIRIAAKAYGLDGYIENDLTGGAGPFQREWVARASIAWTPSDRFRSDLRLDRGRARNEDAYPAQVLNCEAGTATAQGLCLRYLSAYGAGADDDLDRHRAGAPSDYDYDYTELAWRNELALGAVTLKSLTSYFKHDVNAIFNLFPLPLVGVAGSNVLFSAGGPETYRSFAQEVRIESDDSGPLTYTLGAYFSRGKLFTDGTLGAFFAPLGAALTAVGYNASSPLASNTLFHQTDQTWSAFGAVTWRATDRLRVNASLRYSIVDKKAARSVVSGLHDGSAVFASSATIIPGSPAQQAAINQVLAVDAAPFVDSKRRDSKLMPGIGVQYDFTGAVMGYASYNRGFKAGGFSSASSINLFGPETVDAYEVGIKSSLFDNRATLNVSAYWNDFKDLQEASNFLLPNGTSLSLIQNAARARVRGVEVGGAFKLSDAVTVNADLAYLDAKYRDFPNGPCTPSQVLTIPNCRQDLSGASRAFAPKFSGNIGLEYSAPVAGGRMSFAPNLFFTSKYGQQVNNDPLFYQEGYAKLDARLAFAGDSGRWEFAIIGKNLTGKTTASFRNSLQNFGSVFALAERGRSAAVQFSLRH; the protein is encoded by the coding sequence ATGTCATCGCAATCTATTCGCCCGCTCCTCGCGCTCATTCTGGGAACGAGCGCTGCTGCCCTATATGCACCGCCTGCTTTGGCAACCGAGGCTGCCGATGAGGCCGACGGAATTGCGCCTGGGGAAATCGTCGTCACCGCGCAGGGCCGCGAGCAGCGTCTTCAGGATGTGCCACTGTCTGCGGCGGTCGTGTCGGGCGCGGCGCTTGAGAAAGGCAATATCAGGGACCTTCAGGATCTGGCGAGCCATGTCGCGAACGTGCGCATAGCGAGCGCCCCGGCAGCCGAACTCATCAATATTCGGGGCGTAGGCTCGGGGCTGAGCGCCAATTTCGAGCAATCGGTCGGTACCTTTGTCGATGGTGTCTATCGCGGCCGCTCGCGCTCGGCACGCGCCGCCTTGTTCGACGTGGACCGTGTCGAGATCCTCAAGGGTCCGCAAACCACCTACTTCGGCAACAATGCGATCGCCGGCGCGCTCAACATCACAACGCGCACGCCTGGCCACGAATTTGGCTATAACGCGAGTGCGCTGCGCGGTACCGACGGCGAATATGCCTATGAAGCGGGCGTCACCTTGCCGCTCGACGATAGCTTGAGCATTCGCATCGCGGCAAAGGCCTACGGCCTTGATGGCTATATCGAGAATGACCTCACCGGAGGGGCGGGACCCTTCCAGCGCGAATGGGTCGCGCGCGCTTCGATTGCCTGGACGCCGAGCGATCGCTTCCGCTCGGACCTGCGCCTCGACCGCGGACGAGCGCGCAACGAGGATGCCTATCCCGCACAGGTTCTGAACTGCGAGGCGGGCACTGCCACGGCGCAGGGGCTCTGCCTTCGCTACCTATCCGCCTATGGCGCGGGCGCCGATGATGATCTTGACCGCCACCGCGCCGGTGCCCCGAGCGATTACGACTATGACTATACCGAGCTTGCATGGCGGAACGAACTCGCCCTCGGCGCCGTCACGCTCAAGTCCCTGACGAGCTATTTCAAGCACGACGTCAATGCGATCTTCAATCTCTTTCCGCTGCCGCTCGTCGGGGTGGCGGGCAGCAATGTCCTCTTCTCTGCCGGGGGACCCGAAACCTACCGCAGCTTTGCCCAGGAAGTCCGGATCGAGTCCGACGACAGCGGCCCTCTGACCTATACGCTTGGCGCCTATTTCTCGCGCGGAAAGCTCTTCACGGACGGAACGCTCGGGGCCTTTTTTGCCCCGCTTGGCGCTGCGCTCACCGCCGTCGGCTACAATGCCTCGTCACCCCTCGCGTCCAACACTCTCTTCCATCAGACCGATCAGACCTGGTCGGCATTCGGTGCGGTGACGTGGCGTGCGACCGATCGGCTGCGCGTGAACGCATCGCTGCGCTACTCGATCGTCGACAAGAAAGCGGCGCGCTCGGTGGTTTCGGGACTTCACGATGGTTCGGCCGTCTTTGCCTCCTCGGCAACGATCATTCCGGGATCCCCTGCACAGCAGGCGGCGATCAACCAGGTGCTTGCGGTCGATGCGGCGCCTTTCGTCGACAGCAAGCGGCGCGACAGCAAGCTCATGCCCGGCATCGGGGTGCAATATGATTTCACCGGTGCCGTGATGGGCTATGCAAGCTACAATCGCGGCTTCAAGGCGGGCGGCTTCTCGAGCGCATCGAGCATCAATCTTTTCGGGCCCGAGACGGTCGATGCCTATGAAGTGGGCATCAAGTCGAGCCTTTTCGACAACCGCGCGACCCTGAATGTCAGCGCCTACTGGAACGACTTTAAGGATCTGCAGGAGGCGAGCAATTTCCTGTTGCCGAATGGCACGAGCCTCTCGCTCATCCAGAATGCGGCGAGAGCGCGTGTGCGAGGCGTTGAAGTCGGCGGCGCCTTCAAGCTGAGCGACGCTGTGACGGTGAATGCGGATCTTGCCTATCTCGATGCCAAATATCGCGACTTTCCGAACGGCCCGTGCACGCCGTCGCAAGTCCTGACCATCCCCAACTGCCGCCAGGATCTCTCGGGTGCCTCGCGCGCTTTCGCGCCGAAATTCAGCGGCAATATCGGGCTTGAATATTCCGCCCCGGTTGCGGGCGGCAGGATGAGCTTTGCGCCAAACCTCTTCTTCACGTCCAAATATGGGCAACAGGTCAACAACGACCCGCTTTTCTACCAGGAGGGCTATGCGAAGCTTGACGCGCGCCTGGCCTTTGCGGGCGATAGCGGGCGGTGGGAATTTGCGATCATCGGCAAGAACCTCACCGGCAAGACCACCGCAAGCTTTCGCAACTCGCTCCAGAATTTCGGCTCGGTCTTCGCGCTGGCCGAACGCGGGCGCTCGGCGGCCGTCCAGTTCTCGCTTCGTCACTGA